In the genome of Chlamydia buteonis, the window AGGTCATAATCAGGCGAGTCAAATTAACAGACAATTTATTCTGCACAAGACGAGCAGAAGTAAAACCACTAAAACCTAAACCATCACGTATGTCCAACACGACTTGCTTACACGACATGATACACCTAAAACATTGATTTATAATTTTTCTATTGAAACATCTTCAGGAAAAAGCATAAACACAGGACAATAAAAAGTTTATTAACCACTCGCCTTAAGTACACCTCAATTTCAAGAATGATGAACTGGATGTCCTATGCGTGTCCTAGAAGGTATATACAATTTCTCTAAATCACTTACTAAGTCATTCCAGCGCATAACAATACTTCTCCACCCCCTTTCTCGACTTAGTTCACTCTGTAGTAAAAGAGTAGATGTAATCGCGAAAGTTAGCAGAGCAGCGCCTAGAGCACATCCTGTGGGCACTAGCCAAATACCCAAACTAACAGTTACGAAACCGGCTGCGGAGGCCATAGATAACGCGAAACACCCTGCTCCTATAATAGCAGCTGCAAGTTCTAGAACGACTCTATATCGCGGAACAACAAAAGCTCTCTGATTCATTGTTAACATAAGATCTGCAGACCTAGAGCGAATATCCGTGATACTCAATCGGGCGGGGGCCGGCTTTCCCTTTACACTAGCAGTCATAAAACACATATAATAAAAACAACGGACAAATAAGTATATAGAAAATTAATATTAATCTCAATAAATCAAAACATTAATATTAAGGCGCTATTGAAAACATTTTTTTTCGTATTTCGTGGTACAGAGTAAACGACTTCTTATCTTCATTCTGTATACCCCTACCTTTCAATAGGCCATCCGCTATTAAAAAATATCTCTGAGCCTTTGCATAATCATGACGATCGCAAAGAATCTTAGATAATTTTAAATGCAGAGCGATGTCTTCTGGCGCTTCCTTAGCACTCTGCTCTAAAAGAGCCACACCCTCAGCTATTTTCCCAAGATGAAGTAATACAGAAGCAAGCCTACGACGAGATTCACAACATTTGGGTGAGCGTTGCACAGCCTTTTTTAAAGCCTCTTGGTAAGAAAGGACCTCGTCGTATGTAGATCCTGGATGTGTAAACAATAGCTTCAATGTTGCTTCATCTATATTCCCTTGCAAGTAATCATGAGCTACTGACCCTATAGTCTGTGTTTGTGAAGAGCTTTTAAGAAGAGCCTCCCCTTCTTTTCTCTGACCTTTTAGGATTTTTACAATCCCCAAAAGCTCTTCGAGTTCATGATCGTCTACATACTCCTTGGCTTTTTCATAAGCTAAGTCAGCTTCTTGATATTGTTGCTTTTGCAAAGCAAAAGACCCTTGGTTAATAAAAGTTAGGCCTATAAGCTCTTTTTCAGAGCGTATTCTTAATTCATCAACGTTTAAACAATCACAATAATGCTCCGTAGGAAGATGTCTTCCTCCTGCAGTAGTTTCAATATTGACCTTTCCCCCTCCGTATCTTAAGTAGATGTGCCCGGGGGGCGTAACTGATTCTAAAGGGAGCTCTAAACGTTGTGCTAGGGATAAATAAAGAGAAGAAACACCCAAGCAGACACCGAATTTTCGGTCTGCTACTGAAGATAAAAAAGAAAATTCATCGGAAAACATTTCATTTTTTGATGGATAACGAATCCCTTCTTCATAAAATAGAATCGTATTCAGAGCTTCTATAGTTGCTCTATGATAAGCCTCGGATCCTAACGGACTTTGTTCCCTATCTAAGTATCGCTGACGTTCTATATAAGCACGCAGAGCTAAAATATCTAAATAATGTGTATAATGTTCTGCTTTACTCTTCCCCTCTGCTCCGGGGAATTCGGCGTATACCAGAGCACGCGCAAGATCTTTTTCAGGAAGAAAAGACGCATCATCATTGTAGCATAGAAAAGAGACCCCTTGCAGGTTCAGTTTTTTTATAACTTCAACATCTTCTTTTGAAAAAACATAATCAGGATTTTTAGATAATAAAACACAATTAGATAAAGTTTTCAGTTCGTGAACAGTTAGCCGGGGAAAAAACTTTTCCAGTTTCTGTCTACTTTGGTGATCACCATGTACCACAAAATAAGCACACAAGCTTTCCAAACAGTAGGGATCAAGATTCCAAAAATCCTCATACTGATCTTGTGGGATAGACACACCTTCACAAAATATCTTTGCGGCAAATCCTTCTATAGCAATAACAAACACAAAAACAGCAAACAGCGACCTTGGCATCATAAATGGTACTTCCTAAGTATCTTTAATCTGAACTTACTGATGTGAGAATTATACCACGGTTCCTCTCATATTGTGATTCTTTATTTACTCATGATTTAGATCACAGATAGATCATGAAAAGAAATAAGAAATAGTTTCTATTTCATCATCTTCCAAAAGCCTACTTATCTTTGCAATCACAAATACGCATATGTAAAAGGTTGGATTTGTGTCTAAATTAGAGACGATCCACTTGACTTTTTAATATTTTTATGATCGATTTGGGCTATCTCAAATCACCCAAAGCATGAACTTATGAAACACCCAGTCTACTGGTTTTTAATATCCTCTAGCCTATTTGCCTCCAGTTCCTTGGGCTTTGCTCAAGCAAAAGAAGAAACCTTAACATCTGCTGATAGCTATAACGGGAATATAACATCTGAGAAATTCCAGGTAAAAGAGACTTCTTCAGGAGCAATTTATACTTGTGAAGGTAATGTATGTATCTCCTTTGCAGGGAAAAATTCACCCCTAGAAAAAAGTTGTTTCACAGAAACAACTGAAAATCTTTCTTTTATAGGAAATGGTTACATGCTGTGTTTTGATAATATTACTACACAAGCAAGCAATCCAGGAGCGATTAATGTTAGTGGTACCAATAAAACCTTAGGCATCTCAGGATTTTCATTATTTTCATGTGCCTATTGCCCTCCAGGAACTACTGGTTACGGAGCCATCAAAGCTACAGGGAACACAACTATCAAAGATAACTCTAGTCTTGTCTTCTATAAAAACTGTTCGACAACAGAGGGTGGCGCTATTCAGTGTAAAGCAAGCAGCTCTACTGCTGAACTAAAGCTAGAAAATAATCAGAATCTGCTTTTCTCAGAGAACTCTTCCAGTACAAGCGGCGGCGCTATTTATGCTGATAAACTAACCATCGTCTCGGGTGGTCCTACGTTATTTTCTAATAACTCTGTATCCCATAATTCATCCCCTAAAGGCGGAGCTATTTGTTTGGATGATACCAGCAGTGAGTGTAGTCTAACCGCGAATCTTGGAGATATTACCTTTGATGGGAACAAAATCATCACAACTAGTGGCAGTACAATCAAAAGAAATGCTATTG includes:
- a CDS encoding transglutaminase family protein; translation: MMPRSLFAVFVFVIAIEGFAAKIFCEGVSIPQDQYEDFWNLDPYCLESLCAYFVVHGDHQSRQKLEKFFPRLTVHELKTLSNCVLLSKNPDYVFSKEDVEVIKKLNLQGVSFLCYNDDASFLPEKDLARALVYAEFPGAEGKSKAEHYTHYLDILALRAYIERQRYLDREQSPLGSEAYHRATIEALNTILFYEEGIRYPSKNEMFSDEFSFLSSVADRKFGVCLGVSSLYLSLAQRLELPLESVTPPGHIYLRYGGGKVNIETTAGGRHLPTEHYCDCLNVDELRIRSEKELIGLTFINQGSFALQKQQYQEADLAYEKAKEYVDDHELEELLGIVKILKGQRKEGEALLKSSSQTQTIGSVAHDYLQGNIDEATLKLLFTHPGSTYDEVLSYQEALKKAVQRSPKCCESRRRLASVLLHLGKIAEGVALLEQSAKEAPEDIALHLKLSKILCDRHDYAKAQRYFLIADGLLKGRGIQNEDKKSFTLYHEIRKKMFSIAP
- a CDS encoding polymorphic outer membrane protein middle domain-containing protein, with protein sequence MKHPVYWFLISSSLFASSSLGFAQAKEETLTSADSYNGNITSEKFQVKETSSGAIYTCEGNVCISFAGKNSPLEKSCFTETTENLSFIGNGYMLCFDNITTQASNPGAINVSGTNKTLGISGFSLFSCAYCPPGTTGYGAIKATGNTTIKDNSSLVFYKNCSTTEGGAIQCKASSSTAELKLENNQNLLFSENSSSTSGGAIYADKLTIVSGGPTLFSNNSVSHNSSPKGGAICLDDTSSECSLTANLGDITFDGNKIITTSGSTIKRNAIDLGTSGKFTKLNAKDGFGIFFYDPIANTGDTVTEIELNKTDSSTYTGKIVFSGERLSDKEKTDADNLKSYFKQPLKIGAGSLVLKDGVTLEAKKITQTKGSTVVMDLGTTLQTPSSGGETITLTNLDINVASLGGGGVLLLKSQPLQQVKPSPSMLSI